One window of the Nicotiana tabacum cultivar K326 chromosome 4, ASM71507v2, whole genome shotgun sequence genome contains the following:
- the LOC142179847 gene encoding uncharacterized protein LOC142179847 encodes MRVFGCLGYVIEIRKCGKFAPKAVPVVFLGYSMTQKGYKMYGIHSKTFTISRDVVFKEDVFPFKFAHTTSSIFPILDLTFVLLSSPENNSSSQCSQLYPSHFTPSTLSSSSLGGEFPLHTTTGETATSTGETLSAGDHDISVSLPTEPSLPLSSPLPSPKAPLTRRSGRDSRPPIWMKDYITHNRGKAHCCYPISTCVSYDNVSSSFGIALAAYSAIIEPKTFAEAVKDPKWVAAMKDEISALEDNNTWSIVALPPGKMPIGCKSIFKVKYTSSGEVERYKARLVAKGYSQQEGLDYTETFSLVAKMVNVRSIMAIAPTKQWFIYQMDVHNAFLHGDLLEEVYMEVPPGFAS; translated from the coding sequence ATGAGAGTGTTTGGCTGTCTTGGTTATGTTATAGAGATAAGGAAGTGTGGTAAATTTGCTCCCAAAGCAGTCCCAGTTGTCTTCCTGGGCTATTCTATGACACAAAAGGGTTACAAAATGTATGGTATTCACTCCAAGACCTTCACTATCAGTCGAGATGTAGTGTTCAAGGAAGATGTGTTTCCTTTCAAGTTTGCTCATACTACCTCCTCTATATTCCCTATATTGGATCTTACTTTTGTTCTCCTCTCTTCTCCTGAAAACAATTCATCCTCTCAGTGCTCTCAGCTTTATCCTTCTCATTTTACACCTTCTACTCTTTCATCTTCTTCACTTGGTGGTGAGTTTCCTCTCCACACCACAACAGGTGAAACTGCAACAAGTACTGGTGAAACTTTATCTGCTGGTGATCATGATATTTCAGTGTCTCTACCAACTGAGCCAAGCTTGCCTTTATCTTCACCATTGCCTTCTCCTAAGGCTCCTCTTACCAGAAGATCCGGCAGAGATAGCAGACCTCCTATTTGGATGAAGGACTATATCACTCACAATAGAGGGAAGGCTCATTGCTGCTATCCTATTTCCACATGTGTCAGCTATGATAATGTCTCCTCATCCTTTGGCATTGCCTTGGCAGCTTATTCTGCCATTATTGAACCAAAGACATTTGCTGAAGCTGTCAAAGATCCTAAGTGGGTTGCTGCAATGAAGGATGAAATTTCAGCTTTGGAGGATAACAACACCTGGAGTATAGTTGCTTTGCCTCCAGGAAAGATGCCCATTGGCTGCAAATCGATTTTTAAAGTTAAGTACACTTCTTCAGGAGAGGTAGAAAGATATAAGGCTCGGCTTGTAGCCAAAGGTTACAGTCAACAGGAAGGTCTAGATTACACTGAAACCTTTTCTCTAGTTGCTAAAATGGTCAATGTGAGGTCTATTATGGCCATTGCTCCTACCAAGCAGTGGTTTATCTATCAGATGGATGTCCACAATGCTTTTTTGCATGGAGATTTGCTTGAAGAAGTCTACATGGAAGTTCCTCCTGGTTTTGCAAGCTAG
- the LOC142179846 gene encoding uncharacterized protein LOC142179846, with protein sequence MAIENEEIDTSAATVGGYPILIDQHHPLFLQPCDTPGSSLISVKLIGPENYTLWSSTIRVSLLGKSKAGFVDGRYPKEKFDITLHELWETCNAIVLSWIMNSVSAELLSGMVYASSAHKVWMDLIERFDKVNGSRVLYLHKQISTLTQGISSVSSYFSKLKELWADFDTLMPCPGCGCEESKKAYSMIISEESRRSMCYTSQIAEATEGIALFSSKNIGIPNNFTCLFSGEGHNNLGGSTGGNNYSSGQVYAGGSNYRQKMNSLYCDYCNFKGYTRENYYKLNRYPYDFKNKKQFGSGNAVQHSTTTGQGTQNVMLNIPQFTQEQYQQIIQLLGKGSEGNSTSTSGSAGMASCELFSGLVKGIGREDDGLYVFYYGDVNTTGLQVPSTIPKFVVHKPPPIVNMITNHIIMDVALWHKRLGHTPEKTLRSIAVFQNCACKNTTEACTVCPLGKQTRLPFSLSTTNTNVYFHTLHGNVWGPYKVPTYDGKNYFLTLVDDYSRYCWIFLLPTKVEVIVALRSFLLMIQNVYSASVKIFRSDNGSEFLNSQVAELLRSKGIIHQTSCIYTPQQNGVAERRHRYILDITRSLRFQAVVHLRFWGGVYYHRCVYHQ encoded by the exons ATGGCgatcgaaaatgaagaaattgataCAAGTGCAGCAACAGTCGGAGGATATCCTATCCTAATCGATCAACATCATCCATTGTTCCTTCAACCATGCGATACCCCAGGTAGTTCTCTAATTTCAGTCAAATTAATTGGACCTGAGAATTATACACTGTGGAGTAGTACAATACGTGTGAGTTTACTAGGAAAAAGTAAGGCAGGGTTTGTGGATGGTAGATATCCTAAGGAGAAGTTTGATATAACTCTTCATGAATTGTGGGAAACATGTAATGCCATAGTACTCTCATGGATCATGAATTCAGTAAGTGCTGAATTGCTAAGTGGCATGGTGTATGCCTCAAGTGCTCACAAAGTGTGGATGGATCTCATAGAGAGGTTTGATAAGGTCAATGGCTCTCGTGTGTTGTATCTCCACAAACAGATTTCCACTTTGACTCAAGGAATATCCtctgtgtcatcttatttttctaaGTTGAAGGAACTTTGGGCAGATTTTGATACTCTTATGCCATGCCCTGGGTGTGGCTGTGAGGAGTCAAAGAA AGCTTATTCCATGATTATTTCTGAAGAGAGCAGAAGATCTATGTGTTATACATCTCAAATTGCTGAAGCAACTGAGGGAATTGCTTTGTTCAGTAGCAAAAATATAGGTATACCAAACAATTTCACATGTCTATTCAGTGGGGAAGGTCATAATAACTTAGGAGGCTCTACAGGAGGAAATAACTACTCTAGTGGACAGGTCTATGCTGGAGGAAGTAATTATAGACAGAAAATGAActctttatattgtgattattgcAATTTTAAGGGATACACCAGGGAGAACTACTACAAGCTAAATAGATATCCATATGACTTCAAGAATAAGAAACAATTTGGCTCAGGGAATGCA GTACAACATAGTACTACAACTGGACAGGGGACTCAAAATGTGATGCTCAACATTCCTCAATTCACTCAGGAGCAGTATCAACAAATAATTCAGCTACTGGGTAAAGGAAGTGAAGGCAACAGTACAAGTACATCAGGATCAGCAGGTATGGCATCTTGT GAACTCTTCAGTGGACTGGTGAAGGGGATTGGTAGAGAAGATGATGGGTTATATGTGTTCTACTATGGAGATGTCAATACAACTGGACTTCAAGTTCCTAGTACAATTCCTAAATTTGTAGTTCATAAACCACCACCTATAGTAAATATGATCACAAATCACATAATAATGGATGTAGCCTTGTGGCATAAGAGATTAGGGCATACACCTGAAAAGACTTTGAGGAGCATTGCTGTATTTCAGAATTGTGCATGCAAAAACACTACTGAGGCTTGTACTGTATGTCCTTTAGGTAAACAAACCAGGCTTCCTTTTTCTTTGAGCACTACTAACACTAATGTTTACTTTCATACATTGCATGGTAATGTGTGGGGACCATACAAAGTTCCTACCTATGATGGCAAGAATTATTTTCTTACTCTTGTAGATGACTACTCTAGATACTGTTGGATATTCTTGCTGCCTACTAAAGTAGAAGTGATTGTTGCTCTTAGATCCTTTCTTCTAATGATTCAGAATGTGTATTCAGCTTCTGTGAAGATCTTTAGGTCAGATAATGGGAGTGAATTTCTTAACTCTCAAGTGGCTGAGTTATTAAGATCTaaaggaattattcatcaaacctCTTGTATATATACTCCACAGCAAAATGGAGTTGCAGAGAGGAGACACAGATATATTTTAGATATTACCAGGTCTCTAAGGTTTCAGGCAGTTGTTCATCTTCGATTTTGGGGGGGAGTGTATTACCACAGATGTGTATATCATCAATAG